The Vicia villosa cultivar HV-30 ecotype Madison, WI linkage group LG1, Vvil1.0, whole genome shotgun sequence genome includes a region encoding these proteins:
- the LOC131644150 gene encoding auxin-responsive protein IAA16-like, which yields MTSVADAERDKYSMINFEETELRLGLPGGSVNDHGESPVKSSCGKRGFSETANMDLKLNLSSTNDSVSSSSTIASAANKGKEKTSTTVTAPPRAKAQVVGWPPVRSFRKNIVNVQKSNNESEPEKTTSGVGNGAFVKVSMDGAPYLRKVDLNLYKSYQELSDALAKMFSSFTIDNCGSQVTKDFMNESKLIDLLNGSDYVPTYEDKDGDWMLVGDVPWEMFVQSCKRLRIMKGSEAIGLAPRAVEKCKNRS from the exons ATGACTAGCGTAGCAGACGCTGAGCGCGACAAATACAGCATGATAAATTTTGAAGAAACCGAGTTGAGACTCGGTCTCCCCGGTGGATCAGTGAATGATCACGGCGAGTCACCGGTTAAAAGCAGTTGCGGAAAGAGAGGTTTCTCGGAAACTGCTAACATGGATTTGAAGCTTAATCTTTCTTCAACAAATgattctgtttcttcttcttcaactatTGCTTCAGCAGCAAACAAAGGCAAAGAGAAAACCTCCACAACCGTTACCGCACCTCCTCGCGCTAA GGCACAAGTTGTGGGATGGCCACCAGTTAGATCCTTCAGAAAGAACATAGTGAATGTTCAAAAGAGCAACAATGAATCAGAACCAGAAAAAACCACAAGTGGTGTTGGAAATGGAGCATTTGTTAAGGTGAGCATGGATGGTGCACCTTATCTACGTAAGGTAGACCTTAACTTGTACAAGAGCTACCAAGAGCTGTCAGATGCGCTGGCTAAAATGTTTAGTTCTTTCACAATTGACAACTGTGGGTCCCAAGTCACCAAAGACTTTATGAATGAAAGCAAATTGATTGACCTCTTGAACGGCTCTGATTATGTACCAACTTATGAAGACAAAGATGGTGATTGGATGCTTGTTGGCGATGTTCCTTGGGA AATGTTTGTTCAATCGTGCAAGCGCCTTCGAATAATGAAAGGTTCCGAGGCGATTGGGCTAG CACCAAGGGCAGTGGAAAAGTGCAAGAACAGAAGCTGA